From a single Methanofollis sp. W23 genomic region:
- the crcB gene encoding fluoride efflux transporter CrcB — MQTWIIVGIGGFIGAVLRYFTSGWLQGSVGTFPVGTLGVNVIGSFFIGVVMYLSEYGGVFDMETRIFLTLGMLGAFTTMSTFSYESFRLLEQEAFGLFALNLLATITLTLLAVWAGKVGAGYLVEAAL, encoded by the coding sequence ATGCAGACCTGGATTATTGTAGGTATCGGTGGATTTATCGGAGCGGTGCTTCGGTACTTCACCAGCGGCTGGCTGCAGGGAAGCGTCGGCACATTTCCCGTCGGCACCCTCGGCGTCAATGTGATCGGGAGTTTTTTCATTGGGGTTGTCATGTATCTCTCCGAATATGGGGGCGTATTTGATATGGAGACCAGGATATTCCTGACCCTCGGCATGCTCGGGGCGTTTACGACGATGTCGACGTTCAGTTACGAGTCGTTCCGGCTCCTTGAACAGGAGGCGTTCGGGCTGTTCGCCCTCAACCTGCTTGCCACCATTACCCTGACCCTCCTTGCCGTCTGGGCAGGGAAGGTCGGGGCGGGGTATCTTGTGGAGGCTGCACTATGA
- a CDS encoding DUF190 domain-containing protein, with amino-acid sequence MKLEKNAQAVLLRIYIGESDRYGGKPLYRYLVELFRKEGFYGTTVLRGITGFGMTSRIHSHSILRLSTDLPVVVEVVDSREKIEQIKPTLEEIVSGGLVTEEEVTICFYRSDEEEA; translated from the coding sequence ATGAAACTGGAAAAAAATGCACAGGCTGTGCTGCTCAGGATCTACATCGGTGAATCCGACCGATATGGGGGCAAACCCCTCTATCGTTATCTTGTGGAACTGTTCAGGAAAGAGGGATTTTACGGGACGACGGTCCTGCGCGGGATCACCGGGTTCGGGATGACCAGCAGGATCCACAGCCATTCAATCCTCAGGCTCTCCACCGACCTGCCGGTCGTCGTCGAGGTGGTGGACTCGCGCGAGAAGATCGAGCAGATCAAACCAACTCTCGAAGAGATCGTCAGCGGGGGACTGGTCACCGAGGAGGAGGTCACGATCTGTTTCTATCGCAGTGACGAGGAGGAGGCGTGA
- a CDS encoding DUF5591 domain-containing protein encodes MQSSNARTGDDSHSFSPHCPPHDEHDAGGARSRPPAIATGIPPFFRPEFEEAYQFILHHYQVPAREVAVFVPCSVKKPYSTSPSHRLFDRVIFQALPPEEVHVVVFGTCGVVPRELELMYPYASYRYMLGRCPDPAVHRSFLRIETVRLEGYLKKTAGTYRHRVAYCLGEFRKAMQAASARTGVPVTLAPSDELIAACRDPAARFPDGSLSTAEYLEEFTAVLGRL; translated from the coding sequence GTGCAAAGCAGTAATGCCCGAACTGGTGACGATTCACATTCATTCTCCCCACACTGTCCTCCTCATGATGAGCACGACGCGGGGGGGGCCCGGTCACGCCCGCCGGCGATCGCCACCGGTATCCCGCCTTTCTTCAGACCTGAATTCGAGGAGGCCTACCAGTTCATCCTCCACCACTACCAGGTCCCTGCACGGGAGGTGGCGGTCTTTGTCCCATGTTCGGTGAAAAAGCCCTATAGCACCAGCCCGAGCCACCGGCTCTTCGACAGGGTGATCTTCCAGGCCCTGCCGCCCGAAGAGGTCCATGTCGTCGTCTTCGGGACCTGCGGGGTGGTGCCGCGAGAGCTCGAACTGATGTATCCTTATGCCTCGTACCGCTACATGCTCGGGCGCTGTCCTGACCCGGCGGTCCATCGGTCGTTCCTGCGGATCGAGACCGTACGCCTGGAGGGGTATCTCAAGAAAACCGCCGGTACGTACCGGCACCGCGTCGCCTACTGCCTCGGCGAGTTCCGCAAGGCGATGCAGGCGGCGTCGGCCCGCACCGGCGTCCCGGTCACGCTCGCGCCTTCCGACGAACTCATCGCCGCGTGCAGGGATCCGGCGGCACGGTTCCCTGACGGGAGTCTGAGCACAGCGGAGTACCTGGAGGAGTTTACGGCGGTGCTCGGGCGGTTGTGA
- a CDS encoding methyltransferase domain-containing protein, with translation MKLLFELSGEHPTLPFAELECAGQVTDRRRRVAVAECPVPTATRRLALTHTVMEYLGECAPTADALAALLDDLALETDRPFVARVKVVDGAADHPDPLSLERLIGSHINGPVSLKSPEIVFRALISEDRCFFGRVIYEGLRSTYEERSPITRPFFHPGVMMPRMARAMVNLSLVMPGEVMYDPFCGTGGMLEEGRRVGARILGSDADLFMVRGAEQNVPSATLLVADATALPVADASVDAVVTDLPYGQSVCIKAESLDRLYDGSLTELRRVLKDGRRAVVIAHRDIREIAARHFAVLQYHEQRVHKSLTRRVLVLEKKATD, from the coding sequence ATGAAACTGCTCTTCGAGCTCTCAGGGGAACACCCGACCCTCCCCTTCGCCGAACTGGAATGTGCGGGCCAGGTCACCGACCGGCGGAGACGGGTGGCGGTGGCCGAGTGCCCTGTGCCGACAGCGACCAGGCGGCTGGCCCTTACTCATACAGTGATGGAATATCTCGGTGAGTGCGCACCGACCGCCGACGCCCTCGCCGCCCTCCTCGACGACCTGGCACTGGAGACCGACCGCCCCTTTGTCGCGCGGGTCAAGGTGGTCGACGGTGCCGCCGACCACCCCGACCCTCTCTCCCTCGAACGCCTGATCGGGAGCCATATCAACGGTCCGGTCTCGCTGAAGTCGCCTGAAATAGTCTTCAGGGCCCTCATCTCAGAGGACCGGTGCTTTTTCGGCCGAGTCATCTATGAAGGGCTCAGGAGCACCTATGAGGAGAGGAGCCCTATCACCAGGCCGTTCTTCCATCCCGGCGTCATGATGCCGAGGATGGCGCGGGCGATGGTGAACCTCTCGCTCGTGATGCCAGGCGAGGTGATGTACGACCCCTTCTGCGGGACCGGCGGGATGCTCGAGGAGGGGCGGCGGGTCGGCGCCAGGATCCTTGGGAGCGACGCCGACCTCTTCATGGTCAGGGGCGCAGAGCAGAACGTGCCTTCGGCCACCCTCCTCGTCGCCGACGCCACTGCCCTCCCGGTCGCCGACGCCTCGGTCGATGCCGTGGTGACCGACCTGCCGTACGGGCAGTCGGTCTGCATCAAAGCCGAGAGTCTTGACCGCCTGTACGACGGGTCGCTCACTGAACTGAGACGGGTGCTCAAAGACGGGCGTCGGGCGGTGGTCATCGCCCACCGTGACATCAGGGAGATCGCCGCCCGGCACTTCGCCGTCCTGCAATACCATGAACAGCGGGTGCACAAGAGTCTTACCAGGCGGGTTCTGGTGCTCGAGAAGAAGGCAACAGACTGA
- a CDS encoding inositol-3-phosphate synthase has protein sequence MDRIKIAIVGVGNCASSLIQGIEYYRNRTDLDAIGLMHWDIGGYTPGDIEVVAAFDIDGRKVGRDIAEAIFAPPNCTKIFCPEIQETGRTVKMGRVLDGCSDHMEHYPEARTFVLSDEPEATKEEVVAELKASGAEILLNYLPVGSEEAARFYAGCALDAGVALINNMPVFIASDPEWSERFRARGVPIIGDDVKAQLGATITHRTLADLFAKRGVVLDRTYQLNTGGNTDFLNMLKHERLASKRVSKTEAVQSVLPHPLEDENIHIGPSDYVPWQNDNKVCFLRMEGRLFGDVPMNLELRLSVEDSPNSGGVVIDAIRCCKLALERGTGGVLVSPSSFFMKHPPEQYPDDEAYAMTEEFIAGRRQV, from the coding sequence ATGGATCGGATAAAAATAGCCATCGTCGGTGTCGGGAACTGTGCGTCTTCCCTCATCCAGGGGATCGAGTACTATCGGAACCGTACAGACCTGGACGCGATCGGGCTGATGCACTGGGATATCGGCGGGTATACGCCGGGCGACATCGAGGTCGTCGCCGCCTTCGATATCGATGGACGCAAGGTGGGCAGGGATATTGCCGAGGCGATCTTTGCTCCGCCGAACTGCACAAAGATCTTCTGTCCTGAGATCCAGGAGACAGGGCGGACGGTGAAGATGGGAAGGGTCCTTGACGGGTGTTCAGATCATATGGAGCACTACCCTGAGGCGCGGACCTTTGTCCTGAGCGATGAACCTGAGGCGACGAAGGAGGAGGTCGTGGCAGAACTGAAGGCGTCGGGTGCGGAGATCCTCCTCAATTATCTCCCGGTCGGTTCAGAGGAGGCGGCCAGGTTCTATGCCGGGTGCGCCCTCGATGCCGGGGTGGCCCTCATCAACAATATGCCAGTCTTCATCGCAAGTGATCCAGAATGGTCGGAGCGGTTCAGGGCCCGCGGGGTCCCGATCATCGGCGACGACGTCAAGGCGCAGCTCGGGGCGACGATCACTCACCGGACGCTTGCCGATCTCTTTGCCAAGCGCGGTGTCGTCCTGGACCGGACCTACCAGCTCAACACCGGGGGGAACACCGACTTCCTGAATATGCTCAAGCATGAACGCCTCGCCTCAAAGAGGGTCTCGAAGACGGAGGCGGTCCAGTCGGTCCTCCCGCACCCTCTTGAGGATGAGAATATCCATATCGGGCCAAGCGATTATGTCCCGTGGCAGAACGACAACAAGGTCTGTTTCCTGCGGATGGAGGGGCGACTTTTCGGCGATGTCCCGATGAACCTCGAACTCCGGCTTTCGGTGGAAGACTCCCCGAACTCAGGCGGAGTGGTCATCGACGCGATCAGGTGCTGCAAACTCGCCCTCGAACGGGGGACCGGCGGGGTGCTAGTCTCGCCGTCCTCGTTCTTCATGAAGCATCCACCAGAACAGTATCCTGACGACGAGGCCTATGCGATGACCGAGGAGTTCATCGCCGGGCGGCGTCAGGTCTGA
- a CDS encoding EVE domain-containing protein, with amino-acid sequence MTCWIAVSEENRWEMIKEKMVWAVAQRHADTISKVELGDRLLVYIHDLDEPAFLGAFEIASELYINRIPLFPGTKEVYPLRVKLKPVTLFPTPVRAAPLAAALAGFRNMEDWQDDLAAQAMRAVPDKDYARVMAAAAAQVQK; translated from the coding sequence ATGACCTGCTGGATTGCCGTCTCTGAAGAGAATAGATGGGAGATGATCAAGGAAAAGATGGTCTGGGCCGTCGCCCAGCGCCATGCCGACACGATCAGCAAGGTCGAACTCGGCGACCGCCTCCTTGTCTATATCCATGACCTGGACGAACCTGCCTTTCTTGGGGCCTTCGAGATCGCGTCCGAACTCTATATCAACCGTATCCCGCTTTTCCCCGGAACCAAAGAAGTCTATCCGCTCAGGGTCAAACTCAAACCGGTCACGCTCTTCCCCACCCCGGTACGGGCAGCCCCTCTTGCCGCAGCACTGGCGGGCTTCAGGAACATGGAAGACTGGCAGGACGACCTTGCTGCTCAGGCGATGCGGGCGGTCCCTGACAAAGATTACGCGCGGGTCATGGCCGCCGCCGCCGCCCAGGTTCAGAAGTAG
- a CDS encoding SLC13 family permease, translating to MDIGTIAAIGVLLAAVVLFVTERFRLDVTAALLLLALAWLGLVTPAQAFSGFASNAVVAMASVMVLGYGIDRAGLMHRVSQFLIARGGRSERRLVVTASAVVGMVSSVMQNIGAAVLFLPALLRVARSARIPPSRLLMPAGFAVILGGTVTMVGSTPLILLNDIMLQGGYEPFGLFAPAPVGLALLLTWTVLLALAGRHLLPRPAAGKVPRPQEDLVEGWDLPAEVCYCRIPETSPLVGMTREEAGFIAGYTLHLLALSEEGDVLYAPWRYTHFLAGQELALLGKGEDFLRCVHDYGLEVSRGEGQIVLGLSQASAGFAEVVVRPNAGAVGRTLRELTLRKNLGVEPLLLVSSDEGPFHEFSDRPLKSGDIIVVHGRWERLRTLAEGTGFVLATPLEEAGLRESRAPAAAACFAGALLLTLTGAPIGLSFFTGAVGMVLSGVVSVGEAYQAIEWQTIVLIGGLIPLGIAMETSGATGVIAAGLTALLAEHSLFLVLLGFSLLTAFLSLFLSNAAATVLLVPPALALAGESGLDPTGLALLIGVSASNSFLLPTNQVNALLMGPGGYRTRDYLRVGAVLTPLVALVSTSLVYLLYF from the coding sequence TTGGACATCGGGACGATCGCAGCCATCGGCGTGCTCCTCGCGGCGGTCGTGCTCTTTGTGACCGAACGGTTCAGGCTCGACGTCACCGCGGCGCTCCTCCTGCTCGCCCTTGCGTGGCTCGGACTGGTCACCCCGGCCCAGGCCTTCTCCGGGTTTGCAAGCAACGCCGTCGTTGCGATGGCCAGCGTGATGGTCCTGGGATACGGGATCGATAGGGCCGGGCTGATGCACCGGGTCTCGCAGTTCCTCATCGCCAGGGGCGGGCGTTCAGAGCGGCGCCTCGTCGTGACGGCCTCTGCGGTCGTCGGCATGGTCTCGTCGGTGATGCAGAATATCGGAGCGGCCGTGCTCTTCCTCCCTGCACTACTCCGGGTCGCCAGGAGTGCCAGGATCCCGCCCTCGCGGCTCCTGATGCCCGCCGGGTTTGCGGTGATCCTCGGCGGGACGGTCACCATGGTCGGGTCGACCCCGCTCATCCTCCTCAACGACATTATGCTCCAGGGAGGCTACGAGCCTTTCGGGCTCTTTGCCCCGGCACCGGTTGGGCTTGCACTCCTCCTGACCTGGACCGTTCTCCTCGCCCTTGCCGGGCGCCACCTCCTCCCACGCCCTGCCGCCGGCAAGGTGCCGCGGCCCCAGGAAGACCTCGTCGAGGGATGGGATCTGCCCGCCGAGGTGTGCTACTGCCGCATCCCGGAGACAAGTCCGCTTGTAGGGATGACGCGCGAGGAAGCCGGGTTCATCGCCGGATACACCCTCCACCTCCTCGCCCTCTCCGAGGAGGGCGACGTCCTCTATGCCCCCTGGCGCTACACGCACTTTCTCGCCGGGCAGGAACTTGCACTCCTTGGAAAAGGAGAGGACTTTCTCAGGTGCGTCCATGACTACGGCCTGGAGGTGAGTAGGGGAGAGGGGCAGATCGTCCTTGGACTCTCCCAGGCCAGTGCCGGGTTTGCCGAGGTGGTGGTGAGGCCGAACGCCGGGGCGGTGGGCAGGACGCTCAGGGAACTGACCCTGCGAAAGAACCTGGGGGTCGAACCGCTCCTCCTGGTCTCTAGTGACGAAGGCCCGTTCCACGAGTTCTCTGACCGCCCTCTGAAATCTGGCGACATCATCGTGGTGCACGGGCGCTGGGAACGCCTGCGGACCCTTGCCGAGGGTACCGGGTTCGTGCTCGCCACCCCGCTCGAGGAGGCGGGACTGCGGGAGTCCAGGGCCCCGGCCGCGGCGGCGTGTTTTGCCGGGGCGCTCCTCCTTACTCTTACCGGGGCGCCGATCGGGCTCTCCTTTTTTACGGGGGCGGTGGGGATGGTCCTCTCAGGGGTGGTGAGCGTCGGCGAGGCCTACCAGGCCATCGAATGGCAGACCATCGTCCTCATCGGGGGGTTGATCCCGCTCGGGATCGCGATGGAAACGTCAGGGGCCACCGGGGTGATCGCCGCCGGACTGACCGCGCTCCTGGCCGAGCATTCTCTCTTCCTGGTCCTCCTTGGCTTCTCCCTTCTCACCGCCTTCCTCTCGCTCTTCCTCTCCAATGCGGCGGCGACAGTCCTCCTGGTCCCTCCCGCCCTCGCCCTCGCGGGAGAGAGCGGCCTTGACCCGACCGGACTTGCGCTGCTCATCGGGGTCTCGGCCTCCAACTCCTTTCTTCTCCCTACAAACCAGGTCAATGCCCTGCTGATGGGGCCCGGGGGCTACCGCACCCGCGACTACCTCCGGGTCGGGGCGGTCCTCACCCCGCTCGTGGCCCTGGTCTCGACGTCCCTGGTCTATCTCCTCTACTTCTGA